The Sulfurimonas hydrogeniphila genome includes a window with the following:
- a CDS encoding SprT-like domain-containing protein — protein MQDNFGFIYRFPIIITDKVPGRLYGLTSYKNGKIKIFLNKKVMQESMPYMISDVIPHEYAHALLFKLHQNAVRNDGHSRLWQETCKSLGGKNCRRYVDQKEIIMSKMPFK, from the coding sequence ATGCAGGACAATTTTGGTTTCATTTACAGGTTTCCAATTATTATTACAGATAAAGTGCCGGGAAGACTTTATGGTCTGACCTCTTACAAAAACGGAAAGATAAAGATATTTTTAAACAAAAAGGTAATGCAGGAGAGTATGCCTTATATGATTTCGGATGTAATCCCTCATGAATATGCCCATGCTCTTCTTTTTAAACTCCATCAAAATGCTGTAAGAAATGATGGGCACTCCAGACTTTGGCAAGAAACCTGTAAAAGTCTGGGAGGAAAAAACTGCAGGCGCTATGTAGATCAAAAAGAGATTATCATGTCAAAAATGCCCTTTAAATAA
- the pckA gene encoding phosphoenolpyruvate carboxykinase (ATP): protein MSITKELEDLGLKNVGKIYHNLDYDELIKHELENGEVRKTKTGATAVDTGIFTGRSPKDKYFVDREPSNKYIAWGDVNQKISEEIFNELLDLSREQLSGKNLYVTDVYSGASPASKKSIRFVTEIAWQSHFVKNMFIRPTPSELASFKSDFTVLNACKAVNDKWKEHGMNSEVFVLFDIERNMAIIGGTWYGGELKKGIFSMMNYWLPLDGKLSMHCSANVGERGDTALFFGLSGTGKTTLSTDPKRALIGDDEHGWDDYGVFNFEGGCYAKVINLDAKSEPEIYGAIKKDALLENVVMHDDGEVDYDDGSKTENTRVSYPIEHIKNHKPDLMAGHPENIIFLSADAFGVLPPVSKLTREQAMYYFLSGYTAKVAGTERGITEPVATFSACFGEAFMTLHPTVYAKLLGEKIDKHNVNVYLVNTGWTGGGYGVGKRMSLKDTRACINAILDGTINESEFDTTETFRLQVPKTLGDINPDLLNPRNAWEDKEAFDATRDKLADMFVENFKRYQDADSEFDFSAAGPKVEK, encoded by the coding sequence ATGAGCATAACAAAAGAATTAGAAGATTTAGGACTTAAAAATGTCGGAAAAATTTATCATAACCTTGACTATGATGAATTAATCAAGCATGAACTTGAAAATGGTGAAGTAAGAAAAACCAAAACAGGTGCAACTGCTGTAGATACAGGTATATTTACAGGCCGTTCACCCAAAGACAAATATTTTGTTGACCGTGAACCATCTAATAAATACATAGCATGGGGAGATGTCAACCAAAAAATCAGTGAAGAAATTTTCAATGAGCTTCTGGATCTTTCCCGTGAACAGCTTTCTGGGAAAAATCTTTATGTGACTGATGTATACAGTGGCGCAAGTCCCGCTTCAAAAAAATCTATTCGTTTTGTGACAGAGATTGCCTGGCAGTCTCATTTTGTTAAAAATATGTTTATTCGCCCCACTCCTTCCGAACTTGCATCATTTAAATCTGATTTTACTGTTTTAAATGCCTGTAAAGCTGTCAATGACAAATGGAAAGAACACGGCATGAACTCTGAAGTTTTTGTTCTCTTTGATATCGAAAGAAACATGGCTATAATCGGTGGTACCTGGTATGGCGGTGAGTTGAAAAAAGGTATTTTTTCAATGATGAACTACTGGCTGCCGCTTGACGGAAAACTCTCCATGCACTGTTCTGCAAATGTTGGAGAACGCGGAGACACTGCTCTGTTTTTTGGACTGAGCGGAACCGGAAAAACAACACTTTCAACAGATCCAAAACGTGCCCTCATCGGTGATGACGAACATGGTTGGGATGATTACGGCGTCTTTAACTTTGAGGGGGGATGTTATGCAAAAGTCATTAACCTTGACGCAAAAAGTGAACCTGAAATTTACGGTGCAATCAAAAAAGATGCACTTTTGGAAAATGTTGTTATGCATGATGACGGTGAAGTTGACTATGATGACGGTTCCAAAACCGAAAACACCCGTGTTTCTTATCCTATTGAACACATAAAAAACCACAAGCCTGATTTAATGGCAGGACACCCTGAAAACATTATCTTTCTCTCTGCCGATGCGTTTGGTGTACTGCCTCCGGTTTCAAAACTGACCCGAGAACAGGCAATGTACTACTTCCTCAGCGGATACACTGCAAAAGTTGCCGGAACAGAACGTGGTATTACCGAGCCGGTTGCAACGTTCTCTGCATGTTTCGGTGAAGCATTTATGACGCTGCATCCTACAGTGTATGCCAAACTTCTCGGCGAAAAAATTGACAAACACAATGTAAATGTTTATCTTGTCAACACAGGTTGGACCGGTGGAGGATACGGTGTCGGCAAACGTATGAGTTTAAAAGACACCCGTGCATGCATCAATGCCATACTTGACGGTACCATCAATGAAAGTGAATTTGATACAACAGAAACATTCAGACTGCAGGTACCTAAAACGCTGGGAGATATCAACCCTGACCTTTTAAACCCCAGAAATGCCTGGGAAGACAAAGAGGCCTTTGACGCAACCCGCGACAAACTTGCAGATATGTTTGTGGAAAACTTTAAAAGATACCAGGATGCCGACAGCGAATTTGACTTCTCTGCAGCAGGTCCCAAGGTAGAAAAGTAA
- a CDS encoding DedA family protein, translating to MEDTFSNLATYGYIGLFLYSLGGGFIGLVAAGVLSFMGKMDLTLSISIAFLGNALGDVLLFWLTRYQKSMMVEGLRKHRRKLALAHILIKKHGDWVIFIQKFIYGLKTVVPIAIALTKYDFKKFAILNIFAAAVWALAFGLSSYYFGAVLSKFALYINDNKWIAPVILLTIGGAVWIYLEKATKKK from the coding sequence ATGGAAGATACATTCAGTAATTTGGCAACATACGGGTATATAGGACTTTTTTTATACTCTTTAGGCGGCGGATTCATCGGACTTGTAGCAGCAGGTGTTTTGAGTTTTATGGGGAAGATGGATTTGACACTTTCAATCAGTATTGCCTTTTTGGGCAATGCGCTTGGAGATGTTTTACTTTTTTGGCTGACAAGATACCAGAAGTCTATGATGGTTGAGGGGCTGCGTAAACATAGACGTAAACTCGCACTTGCACATATACTTATAAAAAAACATGGGGATTGGGTTATTTTTATTCAAAAGTTTATATACGGTTTAAAAACTGTCGTACCGATTGCAATAGCATTGACAAAATATGACTTTAAAAAGTTTGCAATATTAAATATTTTTGCAGCTGCTGTGTGGGCTTTGGCATTTGGTTTGAGCAGTTACTACTTCGGGGCTGTTTTGAGTAAGTTTGCCCTGTATATTAATGATAACAAATGGATAGCCCCTGTAATTTTGCTTACTATCGGCGGAGCAGTTTGGATCTATCTGGAAAAGGCTACGAAAAAAAAATAG
- the uvrB gene encoding excinuclease ABC subunit UvrB: MKKKPEFKVVSPYEPAGDQPTAIKKLSDSILKGNRYQTLEGVTGSGKTHTMARVIENVKMPTIIMTHNKTLAAQLYSEFRQFFPNNHVEYFVSYYDYYQPEAYIPRQDLFIEKDSAINDELERLRLSATANLLSYDDVIVIASVSANYGLGDPEEYQNMVQSLAVGDEIAQKKLLLRLVEMGYSRNDSYFDSGHIRVNGESIDIYPPYFEQEAIRVEFFGDEIEAIYTFDVIDNKRLEEHKSVTVYATSQFSVSQEKMAVAVKRIEEELDERLAYFQKEGKLVEYQRLKQRVEFDLEMLQTTGMCKGIENYSRLLTNKKPGEAPFTLLDYFEQNHKEYLVIVDESHVSLPQYRGMYAGDRARKEVLVDYGFRLPSALDNRPLKAEEYINKAPYYLFVSATPSEYELEMSAVKAEQIIRPTGLLDPVIEIKPSDNQVEDIHDEIKKTIVKDERVLITVLTKKMAEALTKYLADLGIKVQYMHSDIDTIERNQIIRSLRLGEFDVLIGINLLREGLDLPEVSLVAILDADKEGFLRSETALVQTIGRGARNENGRVILYANKMTGSMQRAIDKTNARRAIQEAYNKKHGITPKTTKRALDENLKVEDHGGLYQKYKKQDKIPPSERKAMIKELSLKMKEAARELNFEEAARLRDEITKIKKL; encoded by the coding sequence ATGAAAAAGAAACCAGAATTTAAAGTAGTATCACCCTATGAACCGGCGGGTGATCAACCGACAGCTATAAAAAAACTCTCCGACTCCATACTGAAAGGGAATCGCTATCAGACACTTGAAGGGGTCACGGGGAGCGGAAAAACCCATACGATGGCACGCGTTATAGAAAATGTAAAAATGCCGACTATCATTATGACACACAATAAAACGCTTGCCGCACAGCTTTACTCAGAATTTCGTCAGTTTTTTCCAAACAATCATGTCGAATATTTTGTTTCTTATTATGATTACTATCAGCCTGAAGCCTACATCCCGCGTCAGGATCTTTTTATAGAAAAAGATTCCGCTATCAATGATGAACTTGAACGTCTTCGACTTTCCGCTACGGCAAACCTGCTTTCGTATGATGATGTTATCGTCATCGCCTCTGTTTCTGCAAACTATGGTTTGGGAGATCCTGAGGAGTACCAAAACATGGTGCAGTCTTTGGCCGTCGGTGATGAAATAGCGCAGAAGAAACTGCTTTTGCGTTTGGTGGAAATGGGATATTCCCGAAATGACAGCTATTTTGACAGCGGGCATATTCGCGTGAACGGAGAAAGCATAGATATCTATCCGCCGTATTTTGAACAAGAAGCAATCCGTGTCGAATTTTTCGGTGATGAAATAGAGGCAATTTATACCTTTGATGTCATAGATAACAAACGTCTTGAAGAGCATAAAAGTGTTACTGTTTATGCGACTTCACAGTTTAGTGTTTCTCAGGAAAAAATGGCTGTGGCTGTCAAACGCATAGAAGAAGAGCTTGATGAACGTTTGGCATATTTTCAAAAAGAGGGAAAATTAGTCGAGTATCAAAGACTCAAACAGCGTGTCGAATTTGACCTGGAGATGTTGCAGACAACCGGAATGTGCAAGGGTATTGAAAACTATTCAAGACTTTTGACAAATAAAAAACCGGGAGAAGCCCCTTTTACATTGCTTGACTATTTTGAACAAAACCATAAAGAGTATCTTGTTATCGTAGATGAATCCCATGTTTCTCTGCCGCAATACAGGGGGATGTATGCGGGTGACAGAGCCAGAAAAGAGGTGCTTGTCGATTACGGCTTTCGTCTGCCGTCAGCCCTCGACAACCGTCCGCTAAAGGCAGAAGAGTATATAAACAAAGCACCGTATTATCTTTTTGTTTCAGCAACGCCTTCTGAATATGAGTTGGAAATGTCGGCAGTCAAAGCGGAACAGATTATCCGTCCCACAGGACTGCTTGACCCTGTTATAGAGATAAAACCATCAGACAATCAGGTAGAAGATATCCATGATGAGATTAAAAAGACCATTGTCAAAGACGAACGTGTTTTAATTACGGTTTTGACGAAAAAAATGGCAGAGGCCCTGACAAAATATTTGGCGGATTTGGGCATTAAAGTACAGTATATGCACTCAGATATTGATACAATCGAGCGAAACCAAATTATTCGTTCATTGCGTCTGGGTGAGTTTGACGTGCTTATAGGCATCAACCTGTTGCGTGAAGGTCTGGATCTGCCGGAGGTTTCTCTTGTGGCAATTTTGGATGCGGACAAAGAGGGATTTTTACGAAGTGAAACGGCACTTGTACAGACTATAGGACGCGGAGCGAGAAATGAAAACGGTCGGGTTATTCTGTATGCAAACAAAATGACAGGCTCTATGCAAAGAGCCATCGACAAAACAAATGCAAGACGGGCAATTCAAGAAGCGTATAACAAGAAGCATGGCATAACGCCAAAAACAACAAAACGGGCCCTGGATGAAAATCTTAAAGTTGAAGATCATGGCGGGCTCTACCAAAAATACAAAAAACAGGATAAAATACCGCCAAGTGAAAGAAAAGCAATGATAAAAGAGCTTTCCTTAAAAATGAAAGAGGCTGCCCGTGAGCTAAATTTTGAAGAAGCGGCACGACTGCGTGATGAAATCACAAAAATTAAAAAACTTTAG
- a CDS encoding NAD(P)/FAD-dependent oxidoreductase, translating into MKNYDVIILGAGASGLMCAGSLSKKMSIAIIEGNEKAAKKLKISGGGKCNITNVNVQINNFDGEERLLSAAFKQFTKDDLLDFLDRNRVALELRKGRYYFCKNSSDDIINVLKKNAKNSEIILNNKVLHVSKSEDFFTVTTDKNKYTAKKVVVATGGKSFQTLGASDVGLQIAKSFGIGVKEFTPALVGLTLQKEQFWMKELSGLSCYVHVKVADKMLKEEMLFAHKGISGPAILSASLYWKKGEISIDFLPNKNILDLVQKSKKLVSSLIPLPKRLAKALLSAIDFKDKECTKLSKHDKEALKTLHNYTFTPAGNFGFSKAEVSRGGVLADELTYNGLESKKVKGLYFIGEVVDVTGELGAIIFSGHFQVPTVVLNL; encoded by the coding sequence ATGAAAAACTATGATGTAATTATTCTTGGTGCCGGGGCGAGTGGACTGATGTGTGCAGGCAGTCTAAGTAAAAAAATGAGCATCGCTATAATCGAGGGCAATGAAAAAGCTGCCAAGAAACTCAAAATTTCCGGTGGAGGTAAATGTAATATTACCAATGTCAATGTGCAGATAAATAATTTTGACGGTGAAGAGAGATTACTCTCAGCAGCCTTTAAACAATTCACGAAAGATGATTTATTGGACTTTTTGGACAGAAACAGGGTAGCGTTGGAGCTGAGAAAAGGACGCTACTATTTTTGTAAAAACTCTTCGGATGATATTATCAATGTATTGAAAAAAAATGCAAAAAACAGTGAAATTATTTTGAACAACAAAGTGTTACATGTAAGCAAATCAGAAGATTTTTTTACAGTTACGACAGACAAAAACAAATACACGGCAAAAAAAGTTGTTGTAGCCACCGGTGGAAAAAGTTTTCAAACGCTTGGTGCAAGTGATGTAGGGTTGCAAATTGCAAAAAGCTTTGGTATCGGTGTGAAAGAATTTACGCCTGCACTTGTCGGGCTTACACTGCAAAAAGAGCAGTTTTGGATGAAAGAGCTCAGCGGGCTGAGCTGCTATGTACATGTAAAGGTGGCAGATAAAATGCTCAAAGAAGAGATGCTTTTTGCGCATAAAGGCATTAGCGGTCCTGCCATACTTTCTGCTTCACTCTATTGGAAAAAAGGGGAAATAAGCATAGACTTTTTGCCCAATAAAAATATTTTAGATTTGGTGCAAAAGAGTAAAAAACTGGTGAGTTCACTCATCCCCTTGCCAAAAAGACTTGCAAAAGCTCTTTTGTCCGCGATAGATTTTAAAGACAAAGAGTGTACAAAACTGAGCAAACATGACAAAGAGGCATTAAAAACATTGCACAATTATACCTTTACTCCTGCGGGAAATTTTGGTTTTAGCAAAGCGGAGGTAAGCAGAGGCGGTGTTTTGGCAGATGAGCTTACATATAATGGCTTGGAATCAAAAAAAGTAAAAGGTCTCTATTTTATAGGCGAAGTTGTAGATGTAACGGGCGAACTCGGGGCTATAATTTTCAGTGGGCATTTTCAAGTGCCTACAGTTGTGCTAAATTTATAA